One genomic window of Mauremys mutica isolate MM-2020 ecotype Southern chromosome 5, ASM2049712v1, whole genome shotgun sequence includes the following:
- the LOC123371585 gene encoding forkhead box protein I3-like produces the protein MSAGDLQPSSPASPQPRRAPDMAVYCAEHFGAYPQPAAAAASSTPRPAAYALADYGAPANAGYLWGVSGPAPYLQGGPGPAAPFLPPASYGCSRGAPSAPGSPSPAAAELSWLSLAGQEELLRLVRPPYSYSALIAMAIQSAPGRRLTLSHIYQYVAENFPFYKRSKAGWQNSIRHNLSLNDCFRKVPRDEDDPGKGNYWTLDPNCEKMFDNGNFRRKRKRRSEPNTPTVVSSGGGLKAEEGPPIPAAAGKPCGNSPSPELELSPARDHPKSSSSPGIISATPGCLSTFFSSMSSLSSGGSRLAGGFSRELHHRNFPTGQMSGGTFTASSSSSSQEGHPPDQLQRVPGPTAAYYNSFHPSSSSSSQGAQYNHYYNFTVNSLIYARDGTEV, from the exons ATGAGCGCCGGTGAcctgcagcccagctcccccgCCAGCCCGCAGCCCCGCCGGGCGCCCGACATGGCCGTGTACTGCGCCGAGCACTTCGGCGCCTACCCGCAGCCCGCCGCCGCGGCCGCCTCCTCCACGCCGCGGCCGGCCGCCTACGCCCTGGCCGACTACGGGGCGCCGGCCAACGCCGGCTACCTGTGGGGCGTGAGCGGCCCGGCCCCGTACCTGCAGGGCGGCCCCGGGCCGGCCGCCCCCTTCCTGCCGCCCGCCTCCTACGGCTGCTCGCGGGGCGCCCCCTCCGCGCCGGGCTCGCCCTCGCCCGCGGCGGCCGAGCTGAGCTGGCTGAGCCTGGCCgggcaggaggagctgctgcGCCTGGTGCGGCCGCCCTACTCCTACTCGGCGCTGATCGCCATGGCCATCCAGAGCGCGCCCGGCCGCAGGCTCACGCTGAGCCACATCTACCAGTACGTGGCCGAGAACTTCCCCTTCTACAAGCGCAGCAAGGCCGGCTGGCAGAACAGCATCCGCCACAACCTCAGCCTCAACGACTGCTTCCGCAAGGTGCCCCGCGACGAGGACGACCCGG GGAAGGGGAACTACTGGACCTTAGACCCAAACTGTGAGAAGATGTTTGACAATGGGAATTTCCGGCGCAAGCGCAAACGGCGCTCTGAGCCTAACACCCCCACTGTGGTGTCCTCCGGGGGGGGCCTgaaggctgaggaagggcctcCCATCCCGGCTGCTGCAGGCAAGCCCTGtggaaacagcccctccccagagctggaacTATCACCTGCCAGGGACCATCCCAAAAGCTCCTCTTCTCCGGGCATCATCTCAGCCACCCCGGGCTGCCTGAGCACCTTCTTCAGTAGCATGAGCTCACTGAGCAGCGGAGGGAGCCGCCTGGCAGGAGGCTTCAGCAGGGAGCTGCACCATCGGAACTTCCCCACTGGGCAGATGAGTGGTGGCACCTTCACtgcctcctccagcagctcctcccaggAAGGGCACCCACCAGACCAGCTGCAGCGAGTTCCAGGGCCCACTGCTGCCTATTACaactccttccaccccagcagcagcagcagcagccagggcgcCCAGTACAACCATTACTACAACTTCACAGTAAACAGCCTCATCTACGCCCGGGATGGCACCGAGGTGTAG